The following proteins come from a genomic window of Girardinichthys multiradiatus isolate DD_20200921_A chromosome 8, DD_fGirMul_XY1, whole genome shotgun sequence:
- the tpm2 gene encoding tropomyosin beta chain isoform X3 has protein sequence MATSTSIDAVRRKIQNLQQQAYEAEDRAELFQAEADMEMQARERAEAEVASLNRRIQLVEEELDRAQERLATALQKLEEAEKAADESERGMKVIENRASKDEEKMEIQEMQLKEAKHIAEEADRKYEEVARKLVILEGDLERSEERAEVAEAKSADLEEELKNVTNNLKSLEAQAEKYSQKEDKYEEEIKVLTEKLKEAETRAEFAERSVAKLEKTIDDLEDEVYAQKLKGKALSEELDLALNDMTTL, from the exons ATGGCGACCTCAACATCCATTGACGCTGTTAGGAGAAAAATACAGAACCTGCAGCAGCAGGCCTACGAGGCAGAGGACCGAGCCGAACTTTTCCAGGCGGAGGCGGACATGGAGATGCAGGCCAGAGAGAGG GCGGAAGCAGAGGTGGCGTCTCTAAATAGGCGTATCCAGCTGGTGGAAGAGGAATTGGACCGAGCTCAGGAGAGGCTAGCTACTGCTCTACAGAAGCTGGAGGAAGCAGAGAAAGCTGCAGATGAAAGCGAGAG AGGAATGAAGGTGATAGAGAACagagcatcaaaagatgaagaGAAAATGGAAATCCAGGAGATGCAGCTGAAGGAGGCCAAACACATTGCTGAGGAGGCGGACCGCAAATATGAAGAG GTTGCACGCAAACTAGTGATTCTGGAAGGAGATCTGGAGCGCTCAGAGGAGCGTGCTGAGGTGGCTGAGGC TAAATCAGCTGACCTTGAGGAAGAGTTGAAAAATGTCACCAACAACTTGAAGTCCCTGGAAGCCCAGGCTGAGAAG TACTCACAAAAAGAGGACAAATATGAAGAGGAAATTAAAGTGCTTACGGAGAAGCTGAAGGAG GCTGAAACCCGGGCAGAGTTTGCAGAAAGGTCTGTGGCTAAGCTTGAAAAAACCATTGATGATCTAGAAG ATGAAGTGTATGCTCAGAAGCTGAAGGGCAAGGCTCTCAGTGAGGAGCTGGACCTGGCCCTCAATGACATGACTACACTGTAG